A window of the Streptomyces sp. NBC_00250 genome harbors these coding sequences:
- a CDS encoding tyrosine-type recombinase/integrase translates to MATINLVRGMGSLFKECEHPESRWPRCPHEYKIRYRNAAGRQAEESGFSTQEKAKARLAEVYQARKNNPQNQHKAERIQKYSPMQFKQYVTEWKAGQRDLSPSSLRHLDSLLVHHLYPAFQSRRMGTFDHKVVESFIQTMERNGVGLATQSNAFDKLKAILLDAHRLGLYDDNPLDGVKPPQYDPKRAVIPSPSQLQGIRTAGDDVFRLIVDLMSGCGMRNGEALAVNVNNIVADDVYRITEQVNQTTKAYAPLKHRKAGDYRDVPLPARVKHSIEWYADTFGTVDGYLLRSPRDMATPLSNHYIGNQWKRIKKDGLAEIPEGMVVYGFRHFFASNCLTHNIPITDVAEWMGHRSLDITFKIYRHLMPGSIGRAAQVLDLGLAA, encoded by the coding sequence ATGGCCACCATCAACCTCGTCCGCGGCATGGGAAGCCTCTTCAAGGAGTGCGAGCACCCCGAGAGTCGATGGCCGAGGTGTCCGCACGAATACAAGATTCGCTACCGCAACGCGGCCGGGAGGCAGGCCGAGGAATCCGGGTTCTCCACTCAGGAGAAGGCGAAGGCCCGCCTTGCCGAGGTGTACCAGGCCCGGAAGAACAACCCGCAGAACCAGCACAAGGCCGAGCGCATCCAGAAGTACAGCCCGATGCAGTTCAAGCAGTACGTCACCGAGTGGAAGGCCGGCCAGCGCGACCTCAGCCCCAGCTCCCTGCGACACCTCGACTCACTGCTCGTCCACCACCTCTACCCCGCTTTCCAGAGCCGCCGGATGGGCACCTTCGACCACAAGGTCGTCGAGTCCTTCATCCAGACCATGGAACGCAACGGCGTCGGCCTGGCCACACAGTCCAACGCCTTCGACAAACTCAAGGCGATCCTGCTGGACGCCCACCGGCTCGGCCTTTACGACGACAACCCGCTCGACGGCGTCAAGCCCCCGCAGTACGACCCCAAGCGCGCCGTCATCCCCTCTCCCTCCCAGCTCCAAGGCATACGCACCGCCGGCGACGACGTGTTCCGTCTCATCGTCGACCTGATGAGCGGCTGCGGTATGCGCAACGGGGAAGCGCTGGCCGTCAACGTCAACAACATCGTGGCCGACGACGTGTACCGGATCACCGAGCAGGTCAACCAGACCACTAAGGCATACGCACCCCTCAAACACCGCAAGGCCGGCGACTACCGCGACGTCCCGCTCCCGGCCCGGGTCAAGCACTCCATCGAGTGGTACGCGGACACGTTCGGCACCGTCGACGGCTACCTGCTCCGAAGCCCGCGAGACATGGCCACCCCGTTGTCCAACCACTACATCGGAAATCAGTGGAAGCGCATCAAGAAAGACGGCCTCGCCGAAATCCCCGAAGGCATGGTCGTCTACGGCTTCCGCCACTTCTTCGCCTCCAACTGCCTCACCCACAACATCCCCATCACCGACGTCGCGGAATGGATGGGCCACCGCAGCCTCGACATCACCTTCAAGATCTACCGCCACCTCATGCCCGGCTCGATCGGCCGCGCCGCCCAGGTCCTCGACCTCGGCCTCGCCGCCTGA
- a CDS encoding IS256 family transposase has protein sequence MLRVVNEEGTTEAGSLIDEIVREGARRMLAAALEAEVDQYIAELAGQRDEAGRRLVVRNGRHRPRTVTTAAGPVEVAAPRVNDKRVDETTGERQRFSSKILAPWCRKSPKISEVLPLLYLHGLSSGDFVPAMEQFLGSSAGLSPATVTRLTQQWTVDHAEFQRRDLAGSDYVYVWADGVHPKIRLSQTHSCLLVLMGVRVDGTKELIAITEGLRESTESWEDLLRDCRRRGMRDPMLVVGDGAMGLWRALSEVFPQARHQRCWVHKTRNVSNALPKSAQPGAKRALQEIYNAEDRAHAEKAVSAFEKAYGAKFPKAVKKITGEVDELLAFYDFPAEHWVHLRTTNPIESTFSTVKLRTKVTRGAGSPAAALAMVFKLVESAQARWRAVTAPHLVALVRAGARFENGLLVERDETLAA, from the coding sequence GTGCTCAGAGTGGTCAACGAAGAAGGCACCACCGAGGCCGGTTCCCTGATCGACGAGATCGTCCGCGAGGGTGCTCGGCGGATGCTGGCCGCCGCCCTGGAGGCGGAGGTGGACCAGTACATAGCCGAGCTCGCCGGGCAGCGTGACGAGGCAGGTCGCCGACTGGTGGTCCGCAACGGCCGGCACCGGCCGCGGACCGTGACCACGGCTGCTGGGCCGGTCGAGGTGGCCGCCCCACGGGTGAACGACAAGCGGGTCGACGAGACGACGGGTGAACGGCAGCGGTTCTCCTCGAAGATCCTGGCGCCGTGGTGCAGGAAGTCCCCGAAGATCAGCGAGGTGCTGCCGCTGCTCTATCTCCACGGCCTGTCGTCGGGCGACTTCGTGCCCGCGATGGAACAGTTCCTGGGCTCCTCGGCCGGGCTGTCGCCGGCCACGGTGACCCGGCTGACGCAGCAGTGGACCGTCGACCACGCCGAGTTCCAGCGCCGTGACCTGGCTGGATCCGACTACGTCTATGTCTGGGCCGACGGCGTCCATCCCAAGATCCGCTTGTCCCAGACGCACTCCTGCCTCCTGGTCCTGATGGGCGTCCGCGTCGACGGCACCAAGGAACTTATCGCGATCACCGAGGGTCTGCGTGAGTCCACCGAGTCCTGGGAGGACCTGCTGCGCGACTGTCGGCGGCGCGGGATGCGCGACCCGATGCTCGTGGTCGGCGACGGTGCTATGGGCCTGTGGAGGGCGCTGTCGGAGGTGTTTCCGCAGGCCAGGCATCAGAGGTGTTGGGTTCACAAAACAAGGAACGTCTCGAACGCGCTGCCGAAGTCCGCGCAGCCCGGCGCGAAGAGGGCTCTGCAGGAGATCTACAACGCCGAGGACCGTGCGCACGCGGAGAAGGCGGTCTCCGCGTTCGAGAAGGCGTACGGAGCGAAGTTCCCCAAGGCTGTCAAGAAGATCACCGGCGAGGTCGACGAGCTGCTGGCGTTCTACGACTTCCCCGCCGAGCACTGGGTCCATCTCAGGACAACGAATCCGATCGAGTCGACCTTCTCCACTGTGAAGCTTCGGACCAAGGTCACCCGCGGCGCCGGCAGCCCGGCCGCGGCCCTCGCGATGGTCTTCAAACTCGTTGAGTCCGCCCAGGCCCGCTGGCGAGCGGTCACCGCACCGCACCTCGTCGCCCTCGTTCGAGCCGGCGCCCGCTTCGAGAACGGCCTCCTCGTCGAACGAGATGAGACCCTCGCAGCGTGA
- a CDS encoding helix-turn-helix domain-containing protein gives MTQQFMSAKETAEYLNMSVPWVYREAARAGLVPYRFGCGRNAKLQFKVAEVQAWVKQQRLSGG, from the coding sequence GTGACCCAGCAGTTCATGAGTGCCAAGGAGACCGCAGAGTATCTGAACATGTCGGTGCCGTGGGTGTATCGCGAAGCCGCTCGCGCGGGCCTCGTTCCGTACAGGTTCGGGTGCGGCCGGAACGCCAAGCTTCAGTTCAAGGTGGCTGAGGTTCAAGCGTGGGTGAAACAGCAGCGGCTGTCGGGCGGTTGA